The window ctggtactgtatatataaaacagaatGACTACAGAAACACTACTATAGACTACTGCTTTTATttaaggaaaatatatattttttgctacaGTGATTATTCacaacatttttaagcatttgcattttgtaatgttttatatgttttatcatATCTTAACCATTGCCAACTAATAATTAAAAGAGACAACActtttacagtgtttgttgttactgttgtaagtactgttatgtGCGACCCTCAATGTGAAATGTTACCCACAGTATAAACTGTACTTGTGATTTATAAATTAGTTATAACAACATATTAACATCGTTTAAGGCCCTGTTTACAAGTTAAACACTAGTCATAAGCTATGTAGTGTAATGCGATGTAATGTAGGAAGTTTGCTTGTTTCAAAATGGCTAGAAAAGAggaacagagtttttttttaagtagaaaaACAAGGAAGAGGCACTTCATGTGAGAAAGAATGCAGATTCAACTGATTTTAGAGACTCAACTCCCAAGAGAACCAACATTGTCTTATCTTGTTCTGccttaaactgctttaaactactgtATTTTGAGGCATAAATATGCATACGTCTGTCTGTCCACTGTTTAGAAACTCCTAGATAAAATGGGAAGCAGATGATTTTGAAGAGGACGCTTGTTCTTGGCCGTGTGAACTTTGTTTTTGGACATTTCCAGTGTTTATCTAAGCCATGGACAGCGTAAACAGTACGGACAACAGCAGCATGGTCAGCAGCCGGGAGCTGTCTGAGACCAGCAGGAACGGTCCAGATCCTCATACAGGTGGAGGAGAAGCTGGAGGAGTTCCTTCAGGAAGCCTATATAGATATAGTGAGAGGAAAATCTCTGTAGTTAGTTTAAGTGATGGAAGCATGACCCGCTCACGCAGAACCAGACTGCAGAAGCAGGCCGAGCTTCAAGGATCTGCAGAAGCTCAGGATAAAGGTTCTATCACTCCATCTATGAGGAAGAAGTACCTGCAGGAACTGTTTCTGAACAACAAGTCTCACACCGGACTGTCTAGTATACTGTCCTTCAGGAGCACGAGCCAGTGGCCCAGGTATGGAGAGGATGCAGGAGGATACACCCTGGAGGACCCCAGCAATGGAGCAGCATTCTGGGCTATGGACCCTGTGGAGCATGCATGGATGCTGTCTATAGTAGATGGGAACTACGACACCATGGTGGAATTCCTCGAAGAAGATCCCAGCCTACTCACGAGGAAGGACTTCGTAAGCGGCTACACGGCTCTCCACTGGCTGGCCAAGAACGGCAAACACGAGATTCTGATAAAGCTCCTGAGACGAGCTGAAAAGGCAGGCACCCCAGTGAACGTGAACCTTAAGGGTAGTGGTGGCCAGACGCCCCTACACGTAGCAGCCATGCACAACCAGTACATGGTGGTGAAGATTCTAGTGGGAGCGTTTGGAGCGAACATTGATGCGATGGACTACAGTGGGAGGAGGGCCTGGCAATATCTGAGAGACGGTGCACCTCCCGAGATGAAGGAACTCCTGGGTGCGTGGGATGATGAGCACAGGTACTGTCAGCTCAACGTGAATAATAATAACTGTTCAGGTCCTGCAGTGTATACAGCGCAGGATTCACAGAAGAGCACGGATGAGGTGGACTTTTTCAGCAGGAGAGCTAATGGCAGGTGGCCATTTGGGTCATTTAGGAAGTtattttctccatttctctccagaggcaagaaataaagaaatgcctGACTGTGAATTTGTGAATACGTTTTACAAAAGGGAGTGtccaatcctggtcctggagagTTCAAACACAAAGTAGATCATTAAACACACACCTGACACTATGAGGTTATGTTCAGTAgtggtgggacaatatatcaatatatcaacagctctggaaaaaattaagagacaattttagtttctgaatcagtttatctgattttgctatttaaaggtttatgtttgtggaaaatgaaccttgttgttttattctataaattacaaacatttctcccaaattccacttaaaaatattgtcatttagaacatttatttgcagaaaatgtgaaatggctgaattaacaaaattattcagagctttcaaacctcaaataatgcaagagaacaagaaaacaagttcatattcataaagttttaagagttcagaaaccctgttttttaatcagttttaatgtatcttggcatgttctcctccactagtcttacacgtggcttttagataactttatgccactcctgatgctaaaaaataaaagtggCTCAGTttttttgatggcttgtaatcatcagATTACACTACAATCTAGTtgtgcaaaaaatcagattttggcTGTCATCTTAAACATACTTCTCATATATTTATATGCTCCTGATGGTCTTCACAgtcctggatcaggtgtgttagattaAAGAAGATAAAATCAGAAGGTTGAACTCCATGACCAGGTTTGTGCGCACCAGTTCTACGGGTACCAAATAATTCAAatactgtaaatcctataaagcactgttttatgtttttgtattCATTGATGAATGatgttataatatattttagtacTTTATTACACTGCACCTGTGTGGAAGAGTTGCAGAAGAATGTAAAAAACAGAATGTAACATACACAACATGTATatagacagaagtattgggacatctgcacattacttttttttctggaatcaagggtattaaaggagagttgatcctgtttttgttggagtaactgtctctactgtctatgaagcctttttttttattaacggcTTTATATGTCTATACTATACAACTGactcagcaatgggtgcagctgAAATggtttattagatagatagatggatgaataagAGCATGGTCATTTACCAATAAAGGAAAACTCTCAACCttctagcatattttatttttaatcacattttaaccATTGGTCTTATTCCTTTTTCGTAATACTGATATATTCCAGACAGGCTGGTTTTCTTCTAGTCTAGTACAACTTCATCAGTCACTTGAATACCTGCACTACTTTTTTGTAACTCACTATTATGTGTCTTCCAGTGTAGGATGGGGTTTCTTTGTGACTCATTTTCTCCTTTAGGGCAGGGATGCTTAATATCGGTCCTGAAGACCTACCACAGTACAGAGTTCAGATTCAACACTTCACTCTTATTTTCAAATGCCCTGAATGCTTCTTTACCTGTATCAggtagatcagtgtttcttaaaccTGGAGGCCCACTGTACTGAACATTTTAGTGCCGTCCTTGCTTTTACAACATGATGGGCTTTTAATAAGCTAAAATAGTTGTTTCAGGTGTAGTGGGAACAGAAACAGAAGACGTACTTCTCCATTGCCATCACTCATCTTTTAGGGAGCTTAACTGCTGTTCTGCCTCATTTAATAGTCAGGAGCTGTATTCACTCAGTAATCAAAATGTCTTAAAGTAGTAGGGTAGTAGGTTTTTCTCAGGTTCTAAGCTAACTTAAATCATAAACTAATTATCACACCTTTCTTGAGAAGAACAGATGGTTCAAACAGTTAGTAAATGATTACTCAAGGACTGTAAAACTGCTCCTTTCCTGTGTTCGGTCCGTTATAGAAGCCATGTGGATGCAAATCCTCATCCAAAGCAGGCAATATTAAAACAGCAGTGTTTCAATCACAGTTCAAGCTTGTTAAAAATGTCAATAATGCCAACTTTATTGGTTTTACAATCCCCCTAGGCGGACTATTTAGGTAGTGAGAAAGCCAGATCTCGGGACTTAAGGATTTGAGAAGGTGGCAAGACTTTGGGTTGGATGTTGTCTAATTTATTGCAGTTTAGACTTAAACTTAGCGTCAATTTTTGTTTCCCATAATCATACTTCTGACTGAAATGTCACATACGGCTCCCAGCAATCCTTTACTGTTATTAAAAAGTGTAATACTGTTAGAGTTTGGTACTGCTATTTATGCAGAGTATGGTTGTACTGACTAAAAACTTTACTGTGTTTGattacacagagaaaaaaaaaaaagtagataacACCAATATTTTAGACAAGTCACACTGTTCTGCTCTCTCTATTCTGCACACTCGCAGAAGTGGGGTTTAAACCAGTGagcagcgccatctactgtgcAGGCCTCTGAACATTAACCGTGGTTAATCTTATTCAATTCTTGGTAGGTACTTGATTACAAAAATGGTAGCCTCACTAACACAATCAcccacataaaaaaataagaatgcacAAGGCCAACATTTCTTGGTGGTTGCCAAATCATTTATTCTTCCACAAGAACTTTTCCAGAGCGTCTGTACAAAAGAGAGTCTCTACTGTTGCACATAGCATAGCTTCTCTCCTGATCTGGGCTGAGTTGGTAGTGCTGGCAGGATGAAGATGCAGGCAAAGCTGAGGTGGCGAGTAGTGGATTTACAAGCCGAGCTTGGTCCTTCTCCAGTGACGCCTCTTGGAGTTGTACCTGCAAGCAAAGAGAGGGATCTCAAAATCAGAACGTTCAAGCCAAAGTGCAAAAACAGTTTTGTAACTGACCAGCTCAGGAAAGTGACAATACTGAATGAAGCCCTAATTAAAGAAAAGATGTCCACATTTCAAAAACTACTTCTTTAAACTTTTCTGTAACACAATCAACACAACTGCTAAATAAATTGCACAACCTAGAGATGTACAATGATGCCATATCAGCAGATATGAAATTAAAGGCTTCTTCTTCAAAACAATCATTTAATCATTACTCTCTACAAATTAAGTATTCTctttattttagaaaataatCCTGTATTTGCAGCTTCAGTTATGTATACAGTGACTAAAGGAACATTTATTATGTTTTAGCCACTCTTTACACTAACTACTTTTCAAGGCAGAAATATGACGCGGCCCAATTTCTTGAATGAACATTTACAATAATTTACATTGAAAGTCAAGACTCTCccctaaaatgtatataaaaaaaaaacatcactgtaCATAATCTAAAACATACATTGACCCTACTATTCAGAAACCGATCAGAAAGACATTCAGTGGTGCATAAAATTAAAGTAGTGCATCTGAACATTACCAGTTGTCAAAACATTCTATACTCTAAACACTGACACTACAAAGCTGTCTCCGCTAGAGAGCAGTCCTATCAATCAGAAGAATGATAAGTCGTGACTCTGAAGCAGGATGTTGCTCTCAGCAGGGTAATGGCAGTACTCCCACAGAATGAAGCACTGTAATTGCGTCctgctttatttcatttaatattttaaaaagctaGAGCATGGGAACAAGTCAATCACTTCCAAACCTCCCTTAATCAGCTCATTTTAGGTGAAGAGACTTGTGTCACTCAGATCACAAGTCATTTATTCTAATGTAAACTATTTAGTCAGACACTagcatttattaaaaacactaagGGCAAACGTTAGTTTCCATTGAGCAGATCCAAGTGCCTGAAAAACAAGCAAGTAACTTACAAGTTACAAGGAGTGTCTGTGTGCATAATAAAGTTATAGAACAATCTAATAGGGTAAAATCATTCTGAACCTGAATGTAGCAAGTATATAAAAAACACTTGTAAGctgcaaataaatattaaacCTTAACTAGGCTTGTTTTATAGGCACTTTGCTCTACCAAATGGAAACGGTTTGCCTTTAGAAcagtttatttgatcattttaataCTGTCTTGACTGTATTAATACAATTTATACTGTTGCATTGATGTTTAACTGTATGACTGCATGGTAACTGGCTATGGCCAACAAGCttaaaaagattaaaacaaaGTGCATGCTGTCCCCCGATTGTTGTGCATCcatcatgtttttgttttgatgGGTCATGTTTTGAGCTTACGTTAACCCAAagtaactttattttactttagtcacATTGTAGTGGATTATAGGCAACATTTGTTTTACTTTGAAATGCAGTGAAATATGGCAAAAATCTACACCACATATCAACCGCCACTATTTCCAATAtcgatataaacagtataaaaccaGTACCATTAGCATTGGCAGATTCTGCAGTCTATTTCTACAGTCTCTAATGATATGTACAATTGGGTCAGGGCTCTTCATTCTACTATT of the Astyanax mexicanus isolate ESR-SI-001 chromosome 10, AstMex3_surface, whole genome shotgun sequence genome contains:
- the sowahd gene encoding ankyrin repeat domain-containing protein SOWAHC translates to MDSVNSTDNSSMVSSRELSETSRNGPDPHTGGGEAGGVPSGSLYRYSERKISVVSLSDGSMTRSRRTRLQKQAELQGSAEAQDKGSITPSMRKKYLQELFLNNKSHTGLSSILSFRSTSQWPRYGEDAGGYTLEDPSNGAAFWAMDPVEHAWMLSIVDGNYDTMVEFLEEDPSLLTRKDFVSGYTALHWLAKNGKHEILIKLLRRAEKAGTPVNVNLKGSGGQTPLHVAAMHNQYMVVKILVGAFGANIDAMDYSGRRAWQYLRDGAPPEMKELLGAWDDEHRYCQLNVNNNNCSGPAVYTAQDSQKSTDEVDFFSRRANGRWPFGSFRKLFSPFLSRGKK